Within Dictyoglomus sp., the genomic segment TCTAAAATTAAATTTTTAGCAAATAAAAAATCATCTAGATGGATAATACTTCCATGAGAATGAATATATCTTGCAGGAACACCTATAACAATAGATGGTACTCCTTTAGCGTTTATATGAATTCTACCACCATCGGTTCCTCCTCTTTCCAAGGTGGAAAACTGTAATGGTATATTTAAAGATTCTGCTGTCTCAATAAATAATCTTTTGAGATTCACATTAGGAATCATAGTTGCATCATAAAGAATTAAGGAGGGTCCATTTCCTAAAGATATAGGTTTTTCTTGATTAATTCCAGGAACATCAGTGGCTATATCTGATTCTAGTATAATTCCTACGTCAGGATTTACTAAGTAAGAACTTGTGGTTGCTCCCCTTAAACCTACCTCTTCTTGAACAGTAAAACTTACATATACTGTATTAGGATGCTTAATGTTATTTAATTCCTTAAGTATTTCTATTCCTAATGCGCATCCTATTCTATCATCCCATGCTTTTCCTAATAGATACTTTTTATTAAATAAAGGAGTAAATTCACTTTGGGGAATTATAGGATCTCCTGGTAAAACTCCCATTTCTTTTACTTCTTCTTCACTTTTTGCTCCAATATCAATATACATGTCTTTCTTTTCTACAATCTTTTTTCTTTCTTCTTCTGTTAATATATGAGGAGGTTTTGATCCTATTACTCCAATAATATCTCCTTTGCTGGTTTTAATTATTACCCTCTGAGATAACAATACTTGATCCCACCACCCACCTAATGGTAGAAATTTAATGAATCCATCTTTTGTGATACTTTTTACTATGAATCCTATTTCATCCATGTGTGCGGACAACATTATTTTAGGAGAGTCCTTTTCTCCTTTCTTTCTTATAATTAAACTTCCTAATCTATCCTCTAATGTTTCTCCAAAGGGTTCAGCATATTTTCTAATTACTTCTCTTACTTCTTTTTCATATCCAGGAATTCCACCCACCTCTGAAATTTCTTTTAACATTTTCATTAACTCTTCCATTTTTTCTAGTCTCCTTTCTCCAATATCTCTATAGGATATCCTTCTTCTTTTATTTTATCAACCAACCTATATATTTGAGAAAAATCTTTTGTTTCCAAGGTGATATCAACGGTTGTCTCTCCTATAGGGAAAAGAGGATTCGCTCTATCTTGATGAATTGCTACTATATTTGCTTTCTCTTTTGCGATTATGTCTAATATTTTTGAGAGACGACCTGGTGTATCTAAAACTCTTATACGCAAATGGACTAATCTTCCCGAATGAATTAATCCATATTCGAGAATTCTTGAGAGTAAACTTACATCAATATTTCCTCCACTTAAGATTAAAACAATTCTCTTTTCTTTGATTTTTTGATAATTTTTTAATAATGCAGATAAAGAAACAGCTCCTGCTCCTTCTACCAAGGTCTTTGCTCTTTCTAATAAAAAAAGAATTCCTTGAGCAATCTCCATTTCATCTACTAAAAATATATCATCGAGATACTTTTCTAGTATTTCTTTTGTTAGTTCTCCTTCTTTTTTCACTGCTATACCTTCTGCAATAGTCGATGTAGGTTTATTTTCTATTTTTATATTTTTAAATCTTTCATAATATGAAGGAAAAGCAGAAGTTTGAACACCATAGATTTTTATTTTAGGATTTTGTTCTTTTACTGCGATGGATATTCCACTTGCTAATCCTCCACCCCCTATAGGAACTATTATTGCTTCTAAATCTGAAAGTTCCTTAAGAATTTCTAAACCAATAGTTCCTTGGCCTGATATAACTAATGGATCGTCGAAGGGATGAATGAACACTAAATCTTCTTCTCTTGCTTTTTTTAAAGCATAGTCATAAGCTTCATCGTATATAGAGCCATAGAGAATTACATTAGCAGAATAATTTTTTGTGGAAATAATTTTAACTAAAGGAGTGTTTTCAGGCATTATAATAGTTACTGGTATAGAAAATAATTTTCCTGCAAAGGCAACTCCTTGAGCATGATTTCCTGCAGAAGATGCAATTACTCCTTTAATTTTTTTATCTAGTCGACTAACATAGTTAATAGCACCTCTTATTTTGAAGGAACCAGTCTTTTGAAAATTCTCATACTTTAAGAATACTTCTTTTTGAGTCATTTCACTAAAAGTTTGGGAAAAAGCCAAAGGAGTCTTGTGAATCCAAGGAGATATTCTTTCAATAGCCTCTTTAATATCTTTTAAACTAATCATTTTTTACCTCAGAATTAAAAATCCTTTGTTAGTAAATCCACATATTCTTATTTTACATCCTTTTATATAAGAAGAAATTTTTTCTTTTGCTATATTTAAATCCTTTTTGTTTTCAAATAAAGCAAAAATACTTGAGCCTGTTCCTGTTAGAGAAACATATGGTGTAAATTCTAATAACTTTTCTTTTATATCTTTTAATAAAGGATAGATTTTAAAAACAATATTTTCAAAAAAATTATAAGGTGTTGATATTTTATTATCTTTAACTTTTTTTATAACATAATCCCAATCTAAGTGGCACCCTAATATTTTCGGATCAATCTGAGAATATATATGTTTTGTATTAATTCCAAATGGGGGAGTAATCAAAAGAACAAGATAATTAGATAGATTTGGAAGTTTTGTTACTTTTTCACCCTTTCCCTCTACTAAGGAGGTTCCACCATATAAAAAAAAGGGAATATCAGAACCTAAGTTTATAGCAATATTAGAAAGTTCTTCTCTCTTAAGCCCTGCCTTTGATAAAAAATTTAGAGCAAATAGGATACTACAAGCATTAGAGCTTCCTCCTCCTAAGCCTCCTTGAATTGGAATTCTCTTTAAGTGATAAACATATAAACCTATTTTTATTTCCGTTTTTTCAATAAAACTCTTATAAGCTTTATATATTAGATTCTCTTCTAAAGGAATGGAAGAATAATTAGACTTTAGTATAAAATAAGGGTAGGGTAAAGGATTTACCAATAAAAAATCCGAGAGATCAATATTTTGTAAAATTATTTTTACATTATGGTAATTATCTGGTCTTTTATCTATTACATCGAGGAATAAAGTAATTTTAGCATAGGAGTAAATTTTTAGCATCATATTCTAAAAGATAATTACTTAAATCAATATATTTTTCTAAGGGAAGATTTTCTGCTCGCTCTTTAAGATCTATATTTAATTTTTTAAAAAACTCTTCTAAGGGATAGGAAGGAAATTCCCTCTTTAAATTATTTAAAAGAAATTTTCTTCTATATTTAAAAGCAGATCTTATAACTTTAAAAAATATCTCTTTATTCTTAATTTTATCAAGACTGGGGGAATATTTGAATTTTAATAAGAGAGAATCTACTTCTGGAATAGGAAAAAAGAAATGGGAAGGTACAGGGCAAATTATTTCTACTTTATAAGTCAATTGCAATAAAAGAGATAAGGGACTGAATCTTTTATTTCCTGGTTTTGATATAAGTCTTTCTGCCATTTCCTTTTGAAGCATAAGTATCATTAAGTCCGCATAAGGACCCTTCTTTAAGTATTCACCAAGAAAGCTTCCTGATAGATAATAAGGTAAATTTCCAAAAATTTTAAAAGGCTTTTCAATGATAGAATCTATATTTATCTTTAATATATCGTCTATTATTATCTCTACATTGTTAAACTCTTTTGTAAACTCTTTTAAAATTTTTTCAAATCTTTT encodes:
- the rsmA gene encoding 16S rRNA (adenine(1518)-N(6)/adenine(1519)-N(6))-dimethyltransferase RsmA, producing MDLTNKEILISILSKNKIYLKKSLGQNFLINRNIVEKIIEHGELGKEDLVLEIGAGIGTLTIELAKYSKRVIAVEIDKRFEKILKEFTKEFNNVEIIIDDILKINIDSIIEKPFKIFGNLPYYLSGSFLGEYLKKGPYADLMILMLQKEMAERLISKPGNKRFSPLSLLLQLTYKVEIICPVPSHFFFPIPEVDSLLLKFKYSPSLDKIKNKEIFFKVIRSAFKYRRKFLLNNLKREFPSYPLEEFFKKLNIDLKERAENLPLEKYIDLSNYLLEYDAKNLLLC
- the ispE gene encoding 4-(cytidine 5'-diphospho)-2-C-methyl-D-erythritol kinase; its protein translation is MMLKIYSYAKITLFLDVIDKRPDNYHNVKIILQNIDLSDFLLVNPLPYPYFILKSNYSSIPLEENLIYKAYKSFIEKTEIKIGLYVYHLKRIPIQGGLGGGSSNACSILFALNFLSKAGLKREELSNIAINLGSDIPFFLYGGTSLVEGKGEKVTKLPNLSNYLVLLITPPFGINTKHIYSQIDPKILGCHLDWDYVIKKVKDNKISTPYNFFENIVFKIYPLLKDIKEKLLEFTPYVSLTGTGSSIFALFENKKDLNIAKEKISSYIKGCKIRICGFTNKGFLILR
- a CDS encoding M42 family metallopeptidase translates to MEELMKMLKEISEVGGIPGYEKEVREVIRKYAEPFGETLEDRLGSLIIRKKGEKDSPKIMLSAHMDEIGFIVKSITKDGFIKFLPLGGWWDQVLLSQRVIIKTSKGDIIGVIGSKPPHILTEEERKKIVEKKDMYIDIGAKSEEEVKEMGVLPGDPIIPQSEFTPLFNKKYLLGKAWDDRIGCALGIEILKELNNIKHPNTVYVSFTVQEEVGLRGATTSSYLVNPDVGIILESDIATDVPGINQEKPISLGNGPSLILYDATMIPNVNLKRLFIETAESLNIPLQFSTLERGGTDGGRIHINAKGVPSIVIGVPARYIHSHGSIIHLDDFLFAKNLILEVIRKLDQETVDNL
- the ilvA gene encoding threonine ammonia-lyase, whose protein sequence is MISLKDIKEAIERISPWIHKTPLAFSQTFSEMTQKEVFLKYENFQKTGSFKIRGAINYVSRLDKKIKGVIASSAGNHAQGVAFAGKLFSIPVTIIMPENTPLVKIISTKNYSANVILYGSIYDEAYDYALKKAREEDLVFIHPFDDPLVISGQGTIGLEILKELSDLEAIIVPIGGGGLASGISIAVKEQNPKIKIYGVQTSAFPSYYERFKNIKIENKPTSTIAEGIAVKKEGELTKEILEKYLDDIFLVDEMEIAQGILFLLERAKTLVEGAGAVSLSALLKNYQKIKEKRIVLILSGGNIDVSLLSRILEYGLIHSGRLVHLRIRVLDTPGRLSKILDIIAKEKANIVAIHQDRANPLFPIGETTVDITLETKDFSQIYRLVDKIKEEGYPIEILEKGD